The Streptomyces griseiscabiei genomic sequence GGACGGCACACCCGCCGGGTCGGCGGCGGTGCCCACGACGAGGCCCGGGACGCCGGCCGTCGTACCCGCACCGGCCCCGGCCGTCGCGACCGTTCCCGAACGACGGCCGGCGATCGTGTCGCCCCACGGCGACCTGCCCCGGCGGGTCCCGTCCCGCCCCGGCGCGGGGAGGGCCCCCGCTCCCGAGGGGCCCTCCTCGACGGCCGCAGCCAGGCCCCTGCGACGGCGGGTCCGGGGCGCGACCCTCACCGTGACCACCCCGGCGGCCGACCGGGGCGCCCCACCGGTACGACAGCCGCTCGACGCCGACGCCGTCCGCACGGAACTCGACGAGTTCGAGGCCGCCGTACGCCGTGCGGAAGAGGACGCGGCCGCACCGCCGGCCGAACGGAGCGCCACCACGCCCCCGGACGAACAGAACGCAGCCGTACCCCCGGACGGGACCGGCACCACCGCGACACCGGACAACCCCAGAAGGCCAGAAGGAGACGGGCAGTGACCACGTCGGCAGATGACATCACCCCCGAACAGACGCAGCCCGACGATCTGCGCACCGCGGCAGCCGACTTCACCTGGCTGCTCGACCGCTTCGCCACCGACACCGCCGGGGTCGTCGACGCCATCGCGGTGTCGTCCGACGGCCTGCTGATCGCCGTCTCGCAACTGCGCGACCGGGCCGACTCCGAGCGGCTCGCCGCGATCGTCTCCGGCATCACCAGCCTCGCCGCCGGAGTCTCCGGCAACTACGCGCTGGGCGGCCTCAACAAGGTCATCATCGACCTGGAGGGGGGTCATGTCCTGGTGTCGGCCATCGGCAACGGCGCCGTGCTCGGGGTGGTCGCCTCCAAGGAGGCGAAGCTGGGCAACATCGCCTACGAGATGACCCTCTTCGCCAACCGCGCCGGAGCCGCGCTCACCCCGCAACTGGTGATGGAGCTGAAGAACAACGTCGGCTCCACACCGGCCGGCTGACCGTCCCACGAGGCAGGAGGTCGTCATGGCCGACGGTGCACAAGAATCGCGCGAGACGGCGCGGGCGGCGGAGACGGTGAGGACGGCAGGGGCGGACCGGGACTCGGAGGGTGCGCCGGAGCCGGTCGGCCGTGCCCCCGCCGTCCGGCCGTTCCTGCTGACCGCCGGACGGGTGTCGGGTGCGGGCAGGGCCGCCCCGATCCCGATCGAGACCCAGATCGTGGCGACCGCGCCCGGACTCTCCGTCCTCGGCTCGCTCACCTTCGAACACCACGACATCGTCGCCGCCTGCCGGCAACCGCAGTCCGTGGCGGAACTGGCCGCCCACCTCCGTCTGCACCTCAACGTCGTCCGGGTGCTCGCCGAGGACCTGTGTGCCGCCGGGCACCTGGCGGTCCATGTGCCCCATGCCCGCACCGCGCAGGACATCTCCGTACTCCGAAGGGTTATCCATGGTCTCCGCGCCGTCCCCGACTCACGGGGCACACTCCGCGACAGCGGCTGAACCGCCGCAGGCGCAGCCGCCGCTGCCGGTCAAGCTGGTCATCGCCGGCGGCTTCGGGGTCGGCAAGACCACCACCGTGGGCTCGATCTCCGAGATACGGCCGCTGACCACGGAG encodes the following:
- a CDS encoding roadblock/LC7 domain-containing protein, whose protein sequence is MTTSADDITPEQTQPDDLRTAAADFTWLLDRFATDTAGVVDAIAVSSDGLLIAVSQLRDRADSERLAAIVSGITSLAAGVSGNYALGGLNKVIIDLEGGHVLVSAIGNGAVLGVVASKEAKLGNIAYEMTLFANRAGAALTPQLVMELKNNVGSTPAG
- a CDS encoding DUF742 domain-containing protein; this translates as MADGAQESRETARAAETVRTAGADRDSEGAPEPVGRAPAVRPFLLTAGRVSGAGRAAPIPIETQIVATAPGLSVLGSLTFEHHDIVAACRQPQSVAELAAHLRLHLNVVRVLAEDLCAAGHLAVHVPHARTAQDISVLRRVIHGLRAVPDSRGTLRDSG